The Methylocystis bryophila genome contains the following window.
TCGTGGTGCTCGTCGTCGGCGTGAACGGCTCCGGCAAGACGACGACGATCGCCAAGCTCACCGCCAAATGGCGCGGGGAGGGGAAAAGCGTGATTCTCGCCGCTGGCGACACCTTTCGCGCCGCCGCGGTCGAGCAGCTCAAACATTGGGGCGCGAAGCTCGACGCCGAAGTCGTCTCCGGCAAGGAGGGCGCGGACGCCGCCGGCCTCGCCTTCGACGCTATCCAGCGAGCCCGCGCGCAAGAGGCGGATCTGCTGCTGATGGACACGGCAGGCCGGCTCCAGAATCGCGCCGAGCTGATGGCCGAGCTCGAGAAGATCGTGCGCGTGATGAAGAAGGCCGATCCCGAGGCCCCGCACGCCACGCTCCTGGTGCTCGACGCCACGGTCGGTCAGAACGCCTTGCAGCAGGTCGAAATATTCGGCAAGACCGCGGGCGTCACGGGCCTCGCCATGACAAAGCTCGACGGCACGGCGCGCGGCGGCATTCTCGTCGCCATAGCGGAAAAATACGGCTTGCCGATTCATTTCGTCGGCGTCGGCGAAACCGCCGAGGACTTGGAGCCGTTTGCGGCCCGTGATTTCGCCCGGGCCATCGCCGGCCTCGAGGACGATGAAGAACCGACAGTCAAAGGGACGGACGCATGACGCAAGAGGCGGCGGGCACGAGGCCGGAGACGAAAACGGCAAAAAGACAGGTTCCGCGCGGCTTGAAATTCGCGGTGGAGCTTGGACCGCTCATCCTGTTTTTCGCGATCAACGCCAAATGGGGGATTTTCACCGCGACCGCCACGCTGATGCTCGTCGTGCCGATCTCGCTCGGCGTGGCGTGGAAGCTCGCGGGGCGCATGCCGGTGATGCCGATGGTCACCGCGGCGCTGGTGATCGTCTTCGGCGGACTGACGCTGCTTCTCAACGACGAGGAGTTCATCAAGATCAAGGTGACGATCCTCTATGCGCTGTTCGGCGCGGCGCTCCTGATCGCGCTCCGCTTCAACAGGCTTCTGCTGCCGATCGTCTTCGACGCGGCCATACATCTCGACGACAACGGTTGGCGCAAGCTCACCTGGCGCTGGAGCTTTTTCTTCTTCTTCCTGGCCGGCTTGAACGAGGTGTTGCGCCACGCGCTCTCGACCGACCAGTGGGTGAGCTTCAAGGTCTTCGGCATCGTCGCGCTCACCTTCGTCTTCGTGCTAACGCAGGCGCCGCTGATGCTCCGCCATGAGATCAAGCCGGAGGACGACACGTCCGAAACGCATTTTTAGGCGGGTTCAGGAAGGCTCTTTCTCCTCCCCACTTGTTGCCTGTTCGCGAGGCCGCCGGATGCAGGTGTCTCGAAGATTCCCAGCGCCGTCATGGCCGGGCTTGTCTCGGCCGTCCACGCCTGTCCGCTGCGACAGAGTCGAAGAGCTGCGTCTCTCGCGAAGGCGGCAAGCTCCTGCCCTATTACACAGAAATCTTCGGCCTTTCGGCGTGGATGGCCGGGACAAGCCCGGCCATGGCGGGACCTGTGACGACCCGAGCCGCACTCTCCTCGCCATTGGGTAGAGGCGCTCATGCTCACCCGTCTCTCCATTCGCGACATCGTGCTCATCGACGCGCTCGATCTCGACCTTGCGGACGGACTCACGACGCTGACGGGCGAGACGGGCGCGGGCAAGTCGATCCTGCTCGACGCCTTCATGCTGGCGCTCGGCGGGCGGGGAGACGCCTCGCTCGTGCGCGCGGGCGAGGCCCAGGGCCAGGTCGCCGCGGTTTTCGAGCTTTGCGCGGACCATCCCGCGCATCTTGCGGCGCGCGAGCTCGGTCTCGACACGCAGAGCGAGCTCGTGCTGCGCCGCGTGCAGAACGCAGATGGGCGCAGCCGCGCCTTCGTCAACGACCAGCCGGTGTCCGCGCAAGGTTTACGCGCTATCGGGCGCGAGCTCGTCGAGATCCACTGTCAGCACGATGAGCGGGCGATGGTCGACCCGGCCGCGCATCGCGCGCTCGTCGACGCGCATGGCGGCCTGTTGCGCGAGGTCGAGGCGCTACGCGGCTTGCACGCGGCGAGGAACGCGGCGAAGCGCGCGTTGGAAGAGGAAGAAGCGCGCGTCGCCAAGGCTCGCGCGGAGGCCGATTATTTGCGCCATGCGCATCAGGAGCTCGCGGAGCTTGCCCCGGAGGAGGGCGAGGAGGAAAGTCTCGCTGCGCGGCGGCTGGCGATGCAACGGGCGGAGAAAGTCGCAGCGGATCTCCGCGACGCCCTGGAAGTCTTTTCCGGCGATCATTCCGCGGTGGCTTCGCTCGCGCAAGCCGTACGTCGTCTCGAGCGACGCTCAGCGACGGCGCCGGAGCTGCTCGAGCCGCCCTTGAAGCTCCTGGGGCAGGCCCTCGACGCGCTGGCCCTTGCCGAGCAGGCGCTGGAAGCCGCGCTGGAGCAGGCGAATTCCGATCCGCGCGAGCTCGAAAAAGTCGAGGAGCGGCTCTTTGCGTTGCGCGCTGCGGCGCGCAAGCATCAGGCGCGCGTCGCCGAGCTGCCGGCCGTCGCCAGAAACATCGCGCAAGCGCTCGCCGCTCTCGACGCCTCTGAGGTCCGGCTGACCGAGCTTGCGCGCCTCGCGAAAGACTCGAAGGCCGCCTATGACACGGCGGCGCATGCGTTGAGCCAAGCGAGGCGCAAGGCCGCGAAGGCGCTCGATGCTGAAGTCGACGCGGAGCTGAAGCCGCTGAAGCTGGGCGGCGCGCAGTTCCACACATCGATCGCGAGCGACCCCGATAACGGCGGCCCCGAGGGGATCGACCGGATCGAGTTCTGGGTGCAGACCAATCCTGGCTCGCGTCCGGGACCTTTGACGAAAGTCGCCTCGGGCGGCGAGCTCGCCCGCTTCCTTCTGGCGCTCAGAGTGGTCCTCGCCGATCGCGGATCGGCGCCCACGCTCGTCTTCGACGAAATCGACACGGGCGTCGGCGGCGCGGTGGCGGATGCGATCGGCGAACGTCTGTCGCGGCTCGCGAGACGCGTCCAGGTCCTTGCAGTCACCCACGCGCCGCAGGTCGCAGCGAAGGCGCAACAGCATCTGCGCATCGCCAAGGCGCCAGCCAACCGCAATGAGGAGCGTTTGGCGACTCGCGTGACGGCGCTCGCCGCCTCTGAACGCCGCGAGGAGATCGCGCGCATGCTCGCCGGCGCGACGGTCACCGACGAGGCGCGGGCTGCGGCGGCGCGATTGCTGAAAGGGACGCGCTAGATCACGCTTCGATCAGGCGGAATCGCCAGAACGCAGAATACGTGATCGACTCCAAAGTTTAAGCGCGAAGTGCGCGCGAAAAACCGGCTCCCTGTCTTTCGCATCGCACTCTTGAAAGCGTCCCGCGCGACAGGCCCGCAGAGTCGACGCTAGAGGCGCGTACGTACTGCAGTGCTGTATTTTCCACAATGATGCGCAAATTCGCCTCGCCCATATCAAAAGCAGAAGTCGACGAAGCCTTTCGCTGACGGACGCCGGGGGTGTGCGGGGAAGGCTCGCGCGTCCGGAATGCAAACGGGCGACCAGAGGCGCGTCGAGCGCGCTCGCTGCGAGGGAATTTGGTTTTTGGCCGGCCTTCTCGCAGGCTCCAGCCTTTTCTTGTTGATCAGCTCCTCTGCCTTCTGGCGCCTGCGTCCAGACACAGAGAGTGCGCGCGCAAAGAAGCCTTGCCGGATCGATGTGCCGCCTCGAATTCCGGGCGTGAGGGCCGCGAGCCGCTTTCCGCAAACGGGTTGCGTCAAATGATCGCAGCGTCACGATGTCGGATTGGCTTGGCGCTTGCCTCTGGGCGATGGCCATTGCCGACAATGCGCCATCATAGGCGCTCGCCCCTACGGCGCGATGAGAAGGAAAATTGGACCATGCTGGGACCGCAAGAAATATACGCGATCATGACGCTGATGCGAGGCGCGTCGCTGTTGCTCGTTCTCGTCTTCGCCTTCAAGATCCTCAAGCACTTCGTGCTGACTCTCTGAGGAGAACGCGCCACCAAGCTTGTGGCGCGCCAAACGGCATGCGCCGGACCATGCGGGTAGCCCGTGAGTTATCCTTGCGTCAGTTCGCTCGTTCCCTTTGCGCGCTCAGCCGCGCTTCGATTTCGTTTACGCGCGATCTCACCGTCCGCCAATTGGGCGGGCGCAGTCCATTTTTGCGGCAGCGCTCTTGAATTTCCTTGTAGAGCCGCGTGTAGCTCGGCGCCAGCGGCGTAAAATAAAAGGTTTCGATCGTTTCGCGGATCAGATATTCGCGCGTCGCGTCGAGCATGCGCGCGCCTTTCGGGCGGCCGATGGGCCGCGCTTTCGGGTCGACCACCGCGCCGCAGGCGCGAAACGTCTTGATCATGCGATAGGCGGTGGAGCGGCTGACGCCGAGCTTGTCCGTCACCTCCTCGATGTGTTCTTGCGAGAGGCGCTTGCCGGCCCGCAGGATGATGTCGCGAATGGCGTCGGTGCGGACGCGCGTCTGCGCGTCGCGTGGACTTAGGTCCAACTTATGGTCGCTCATGGCTCGGGCTCCGAAGGTTTTCCGCGCTCCGCCTCGCCTTCGTCGAGGCCTAGCTAACGAGCTGTTTCTACGGCGAGTCGCTAGGAATGGCGAGCAAAGAGCGCCCTCCGTCCCTGCGACGCTTTGCCTCATCCGGTGTTGCGCAGGCCCGCGGCCACGCCATTGATCGAGGTTAGAATGCCCTCGCGGATTTCGTCGTTCGTCTCGCCGGCGCGCCAACGGCGGATCAATTCGATCTGCAGATAGTTCAAGGGCGCTATATAGGGCATGCGCAGCTTCAGGGAGCGCGCGAGTGAAGGATTGTCCGCAAGCCGCGTCTCTTCGCCCGTAATCGCCTGCAGCGCGGCGACCGCGCGGCCATGCTCGGCCTCGATCTCGCCAAATATGACGCGGGCGGACTCCTGGTCGGGCGCGAGCCCGGCATAGTGACGGGCGATCGACAGATCTGTCTTGGCGAGAATCATGTCGATGTTCGAGAGCAGCACCCGGAAGAACGGCCAGTCGCGATTCATCCGCTGCAGGAGGCGCAGCCGGGGCTCGTAATCTTTCTCGAGGAAATGCGCTATGGCTGAGCCGAAGCCGAACCAGCCGGGCAGCGCAAGGCGCGCCTGGCCCCAGGCGAAGCTCCAGGGAATCGCGCGCAGATCTTCTATCCGACGCGAGGGTCTACGTGACGCCGGCCGAGAGCCGATGTTGAGCGCGGCGATCTCGGAGATCGGCGTCGAGCCGAAATAGTAGTCGACAAAGCCCTCTGTCTCGTAAACCATCTTGCGATAGGCGGCCATGCCGTCGCGCGACAACGCTTCTGCGGCCAAGAGGAATTCGTCGGGGGGCGCCTGGCGATCGGAGAGCAGCGTCGCCTCGAGCGTCGCCGCAACGATCAACTCGAGCTGGCCGCGCCCAATCTGCGCGTTAGCGTATTTCGCGGCGATGACCTCGCCTTGCTCCGTCATGCGGATCTGGCCGTTCACCGTGCCCGGCGGCTGCGCGAGAATGGCGTCATAGGTGGGTCCGCCGCCGCGCCCGACGGTTCCGCCGCGCCCGTGGAAGAGCCGCATCGAGATGCTCGGGATGGTCGAGAAGAAATCGGCGAGCGCCGTCGAGGCCCGATAGAGCTCCCAAATGCTCGTGACGATTCCGCCGTCCTTGTTGCTGTCGGAATAGCCGAGCATGATGTCTTGCGTCGCCCCGGAATGGGCGACGAGCGCGGCGATTCCTGGCAGCGCGTAGAAATCGCGCATGATGGGCGCGGCGTTGCGCAGGTCTTCGATCGTCTCGAAGAGCGGCGTGATGATGAGGTCCGCCCAGGCCGAGGCGGCGTCCTCCTCCGCGAGCGAGCCATGCATCAGCCCGCACTCCTTTTGCAGGAGCAGCACTTCCAGGAGATCGCTCACCGTCTCTGTGTGCGAGACGATGTAGTGTCGAATCGACTCGTCGCCGAAATCCCGCCGCATGCGGAGAGCCGTTTCGAAAATTTCGAGCTCGGAGCGCGCAGCCTGCGAATATTTTGCCTCGGCGAAACGCAGCGGGCGGCGTTCGCTCAGCAGGCGCATCAGGAGCTGCTGCTTTTCCCTCTCGCCGAGCGCCGCATAATTGTCGCAGACGCGCGCGCAGGCGAGAAGCTCGCCGATGGTCTCCTCGTGCCGGTCG
Protein-coding sequences here:
- the ftsY gene encoding signal recognition particle-docking protein FtsY codes for the protein MSGNGVETKEKKGLFARLFGRGEAPAPQEAPPPEAAEAEEAAPEAPKRSWRERLFGGLFRSSQALRKGLAELFTKKKLDALTLEELEDVLIRADLGVGAASRIADAVGKLRVEKGIEPDEVRKILAAEVERVLEPVARPLEIDESKRPFVVLVVGVNGSGKTTTIAKLTAKWRGEGKSVILAAGDTFRAAAVEQLKHWGAKLDAEVVSGKEGADAAGLAFDAIQRARAQEADLLLMDTAGRLQNRAELMAELEKIVRVMKKADPEAPHATLLVLDATVGQNALQQVEIFGKTAGVTGLAMTKLDGTARGGILVAIAEKYGLPIHFVGVGETAEDLEPFAARDFARAIAGLEDDEEPTVKGTDA
- a CDS encoding septation protein A, which codes for MTQEAAGTRPETKTAKRQVPRGLKFAVELGPLILFFAINAKWGIFTATATLMLVVPISLGVAWKLAGRMPVMPMVTAALVIVFGGLTLLLNDEEFIKIKVTILYALFGAALLIALRFNRLLLPIVFDAAIHLDDNGWRKLTWRWSFFFFFLAGLNEVLRHALSTDQWVSFKVFGIVALTFVFVLTQAPLMLRHEIKPEDDTSETHF
- the recN gene encoding DNA repair protein RecN translates to MLTRLSIRDIVLIDALDLDLADGLTTLTGETGAGKSILLDAFMLALGGRGDASLVRAGEAQGQVAAVFELCADHPAHLAARELGLDTQSELVLRRVQNADGRSRAFVNDQPVSAQGLRAIGRELVEIHCQHDERAMVDPAAHRALVDAHGGLLREVEALRGLHAARNAAKRALEEEEARVAKARAEADYLRHAHQELAELAPEEGEEESLAARRLAMQRAEKVAADLRDALEVFSGDHSAVASLAQAVRRLERRSATAPELLEPPLKLLGQALDALALAEQALEAALEQANSDPRELEKVEERLFALRAAARKHQARVAELPAVARNIAQALAALDASEVRLTELARLAKDSKAAYDTAAHALSQARRKAAKALDAEVDAELKPLKLGGAQFHTSIASDPDNGGPEGIDRIEFWVQTNPGSRPGPLTKVASGGELARFLLALRVVLADRGSAPTLVFDEIDTGVGGAVADAIGERLSRLARRVQVLAVTHAPQVAAKAQQHLRIAKAPANRNEERLATRVTALAASERREEIARMLAGATVTDEARAAAARLLKGTR
- a CDS encoding helix-turn-helix domain-containing protein, producing the protein MSDHKLDLSPRDAQTRVRTDAIRDIILRAGKRLSQEHIEEVTDKLGVSRSTAYRMIKTFRACGAVVDPKARPIGRPKGARMLDATREYLIRETIETFYFTPLAPSYTRLYKEIQERCRKNGLRPPNWRTVRSRVNEIEARLSAQRERAN
- the ppc gene encoding phosphoenolpyruvate carboxylase, giving the protein MGPDAPNGLRLESSRNDQGLHEDVRLLGRLLGQTVREHEGQEAYERIETIRRLSIAASRNEHEAADRLDSLLRQLTAREAVSVIRAFSYFLHLGNIAEDLHPLQQRARAEAAGEMPGAEPSLAKSFAKLRKASIGAGKIAQVLARAWISPVLTAHPTEVRRKCLLDAEHAVFSLLAQRDSLRAKSELARNEEQLLARVSQLWQTELLRHARLSVRDEIENTLSYYRSTFLVEIPNIYADVERRIEGLRVPPFLRMGTWVGGDRDGNPNVVAASLETALKLQAEVALRFYLIEVHQLGGELSISRKYAGATKAVEELALRSGDDNPHRDDEPYRRALIGVYARLAATLTKLTGQEAQRHAVAPGEPYANSWAFLADLVAIDESLRLHHSEVVASQRLEPLIRAVEVFGFHLATVDLRQSSDRHEETIGELLACARVCDNYAALGEREKQQLLMRLLSERRPLRFAEAKYSQAARSELEIFETALRMRRDFGDESIRHYIVSHTETVSDLLEVLLLQKECGLMHGSLAEEDAASAWADLIITPLFETIEDLRNAAPIMRDFYALPGIAALVAHSGATQDIMLGYSDSNKDGGIVTSIWELYRASTALADFFSTIPSISMRLFHGRGGTVGRGGGPTYDAILAQPPGTVNGQIRMTEQGEVIAAKYANAQIGRGQLELIVAATLEATLLSDRQAPPDEFLLAAEALSRDGMAAYRKMVYETEGFVDYYFGSTPISEIAALNIGSRPASRRPSRRIEDLRAIPWSFAWGQARLALPGWFGFGSAIAHFLEKDYEPRLRLLQRMNRDWPFFRVLLSNIDMILAKTDLSIARHYAGLAPDQESARVIFGEIEAEHGRAVAALQAITGEETRLADNPSLARSLKLRMPYIAPLNYLQIELIRRWRAGETNDEIREGILTSINGVAAGLRNTG